A part of Brassica rapa cultivar Chiifu-401-42 chromosome A05, CAAS_Brap_v3.01, whole genome shotgun sequence genomic DNA contains:
- the LOC103849149 gene encoding 40S ribosomal protein S3a-2, with protein sequence MAVGKNKRISKGRKGGKKKIVDPFSKKDWYDIKAPSNFNNRNVGKTLVSRTQGTKIASEGLKHRVFEVSLADLQGDEDHAYRKIRLRAEDVQGRNVLTQFWGMDFTTDKLRSLVKKWQTLIESHVDVKTTDNYTLRLFCIAFTKRRANQVKRTCYAQSSQIRQIRSKMREIMIKEASSCDLKELVAKFIPEAIGKDIEKATQGIYPLQNVFIRKVKILKAPKFDLGKLMEVHGDYTAEDVGVKVDRPADETAAEEPTEIIGA encoded by the exons ATGGCCGTCGGGAAGAACAAGAGAATCTCTAAAGGAAGAAAGggagggaagaagaagat TGTTGATCCTTTCTCCAAGAAGGATTGGTATGACATCAAGGCTCCCTCCAACTTCAATAACAGAAATGTCGGAAAGACACTTGTTTCTAGAACTCAGGGTACCAAG ATTGCATCAGAGGGTTTGAAACACAGAGTTTTCGAGGTTTCTCTTGCTGATCTCCAAGGTGATGAGGATCACGCTTACAGGAAGATCCGTCTCAGAGCTGAAGATGTCCAGGGCAGGAATGTGTTGACCCAGTTCTGG GGTATGGACTTCACAACCGACAAGCTCAGGTCCTTGGTTAAAAAGTGGCAGACTTTGATCGAGTCTCATGTCGATGTCAAAACCACTGATAACTACACACTGAGGCTTTTCTGCATCGCCTTCACCAAGAGACGTGCTAACCAAGTCAAGAGAACTTGCTATGCTCAATCCAGCCAAATCCGTCAG ATTCGCAGCAAGATGAGGGAGATCATGATCAAGGAAGCTTCGTCTTGTGACCTCAAGGAGCTTGTTGCCAAGTTTATTCCCGAAGCTATTGGGAAGGATATTGAGAAGGCGACTCAGGGCATCTATCCTCTTCAGAATGTTTTCATCCGTAAAGTCAAGATCCTCAAGGCTCCCAAATTCGACCTTGGAAAGCTCATGGAG GTTCACGGAGACTACACAGCAGAGGATGTTGGTGTGAAGGTAGACAGGCCAGCCGATGAGACTGCTGCCGAGGAACCTACTGAGATCATTGGAGCTTAA